The Salvia splendens isolate huo1 chromosome 21, SspV2, whole genome shotgun sequence genome includes a window with the following:
- the LOC121783693 gene encoding serine/threonine-protein kinase WAG1-like, which translates to MDQEDSIYSYYLPTDSDLDLSFTSATTATTLSARTSLARSSLTLSFNDRLSTASTTTTTSSHPRPHRRHDNPNWAAVDAATTLSSDGALHLRHLKLLRLVGAGNLGRVFLCRLRDYDHANFALKVVDRDSLSSKKISHIQTEAQILSSLDHPFLPTLYAHIEVSHYICLLMDYCPNGDLHALLRKQPYNRLPVHAVRFFAAEVLVALEYLHAQGIVYRDLKPENILIREDGHIMLSDFDLCFNSEISPKLESKKHIKAGSGRYACVTEFIAEPTTAFSKSCVGTHEYLAPELVSGNGHGNGVDWWAFGVLIYELLHGTTPFKGSTKESTLRNIASTRGVKFQAAEGEPGMAEARDLIVKLLVKDPRRRLGCARGATDIKRHPFFDGIKWPLIRTYRPPEIRGLTVKRTKSKANVTGAMSPRRRRCLWKKLRNLMRIKRSKHRLNCNSNYYAYVDYDISQGLVGV; encoded by the coding sequence atggaTCAAGAAGACTCCATCTACTCCTACTACCTCCCCACAGACTCCGATTTAGACCTCAGCTTCACCtccgccaccaccgccaccactcTCTCCGCCCGCACGAGCTTGGCCCGCAGCAGCCTCACCCTCAGCTTCAACGACCGCCTCTccaccgcctccaccaccactaccaccagcTCACATCCCCGCCCCCACCGCCGCCACGACAACCCCAACTGGGCCGCCGTCGACGCCGCCACCACCCTCTCCTCCGACGGCGCCCTCCACCTCCGCCACCTCAAGCTCCTCCGCCTCGTCGGCGCTGGCAACCTGGGCCGCGTCTTCCTCTGCCGCCTCCGCGACTACGACCACGCCAACTTCGCCCTCAAGGTCGTCGACCGCGACTCCCTCAGCTCGAAGAAAATCTCCCATATCCAAACCGAGGCGCAGATCCTCTCCTCCCTCGACCACCCGTTTCTCCCCACGCTCTACGCCCACATTGAGGTGTCGCACTACATTTGCCTCCTCATGGACTATTGCCCCAACGGAGACCTCCACGCCTTGCTCCGGAAACAGCCCTACAACCGGCTACCGGTTCACGCGGTCAGATTCTTCGCTGCGGAGGTACTCGTCGCGCTTGAGTACCTCCACGCGCAGGGGATCGTCTACCGCGATCTCAAACCAGAAAACATATTAATCCGCGAAGACGGCCACATCATGCTCTCGGATTTCGACCTGTGCTTCAACTCCGAAATCTCGCCCAAATTGGAAAGCAAGAAACACATTAAGGCCGGTTCCGGGAGATACGCCTGCGTCACCGAATTCATAGCCGAGCCGACGACGGCGTTCTCGAAGTCATGCGTCGGGACGCACGAGTATCTCGCGCCGGAGCTCGTCAGCGGAAACGGCCACGGCAACGGCGTAGACTGGTGGGCGTTCGGCGTTTTGATATACGAGCTTCTGCACGGAACGACGCCGTTTAAGGGATCCACCAAGGAGTCCACCCTACGCAATATTGCGTCGACTAGAGGGGTCAAATTCCAAGCGGCGGAAGGGGAGCCCGGGATGGCTGAGGCCAGAGATTTGATCGTCAAGTTGTTGGTGAAGGACCCGAGGAGGAGGCTAGGGTGCGCCAGGGGGGCAACCGATATTAAACGGCACCCGTTTTTTGACGGAATTAAGTGGCCGTTGATCCGGACGTACCGGCCGCCCGAGATTCGCGGGCTGACCGTGAAACGGACGAAGAGCAAGGCAAACGTGACCGGAGCTATGTCAccgaggcggcggcggtgctTGTGGAAGAAGCTGAGAAATTTGATGAGGATTAAGAGGTCTAAACACAGATTAAATTGCAATTCCAACTATTACGCATATGTTGATTACGACATTAGCCAAGGTTTAGTAGGTGTTTAA